Within Topomyia yanbarensis strain Yona2022 chromosome 2, ASM3024719v1, whole genome shotgun sequence, the genomic segment GCATTATATTTATCTTATAACAGACAAATGTTTATAAGCACCAAGAATATCAAGCATTAAAACATGCCGTATATGGGTATATGAAGCTTTATTGTAGTGCTTATAAACCCTGTAGCTATAAGCCAGATACGGTAGTCGCAGATGCCATTTTGATGCCTGTTATGGTTGATATTTCCGCGGTATGTAATCAAAATagaattatctttattattccGTACATGATATCTCAAATATCGGCTGTTAGAAAGGCTTTAACTTGTTCCCACTTAGTAAATATCCAAAGAAGCAAATTTCGACCAAATGACTGCTCCGCGCTGCGCTCCAAAAACTCCACCCGATACGTTAGTAATATCAACGGTAGGCACAGCATAAAAATCGTGATTATAAACATCAACAATATGCCTGCGACCCAACACCATGGTATTCCAGCTCGCTTGCCTTCCTGCTTCTTTTTATCCGATTCACAAATGTTCATAAAACTGCTACTGGCAGTTAACTTTCTAAGCCGCTGTCCATCACCTTTGGAAGAATCCGGCAGCATTTCTTCATCGTGAACGACACTGAACACAGCCTGGCTGGGAAGCGTCTCCAAACCGGCATCGATGGCAGTGTTGTCACCCACCAAAAATCGAGACTGATCCTCCTGACTGGCGTTGGAAATTTCGAACAACGTTGCCTGAGTTGTTGTGTTTGCCTGGCTCAATTCTGATTGCACACCACTCGTGATGGTAACGTCAGCGTCTGTGTTAAGCAGttctttgaaaacttttctgaGGACAATGAAGTGGGCATTTTGTTATTTGAGAAAACTTCCAACTTAACTATTTTTACCTCTGGTCTATGGAAAACGCAATCATAGGCGGAAGCCTTTGAACGATCTGATGCAGTGGTAAGACGTCAGGAACCACAGCAACATTATCGGTGCTATGTTCTTCTATGATGACATTCCGCTGTTTCTGGACGGTTGCTTCCTGCTTGGCAGGAGTGGCCTTCGAGGGGCGACCATCTGCACCCAATATCACTCGTGGGGTGGATTGTTTGGGACTAGAAATTTTAACTGTCTCAAGCTTCGACGTAGGTCTTGGAATATTCGAATAGGAAGAAATCCGTGTGGGAGGTGAACGTCGAGGATTTTGCTTCACCGGATTGTGACTCATGATGTGTGATTCTTCCAGggtaaaaatgaatgaaaaactgacaattgtttcaaaagaatACTAGATTTCCGATTTATCAACTGCCGCTGCTGCCGGAAGGCATGTGAAACGCGACGCGTGTCAATGCGAAGCGCGATACGCAGCATGTTGGCGGAAACGTGATGAGATGGATGAGATGCGTGCGAGTCAGTCAGCCAGCAGACAGTAAACTGATAGCATGTTCGTTTTTTTCTCTTTGTGCCACACCGGTTCAGCGAGAAACTACACTCAAGTTTGAATAACTGTCAATAACGAAATtgcacattttattttttttagaggACTGGTTCTGGAGTTGTGAGCTTTCAtgatgatgtgtgtgtgtgtgtgttactACCACCTATTGTAGCAGGACCACCGCCCATAGCACTGGGCAGTCCTTACACTACAACTTGATCAAGCATTGCCCACTGACCATATTCAGCAAGCCACTACTGTATGATGGGCCAAAAAGGAATTGGGCAGCGGGCAAGCAACTTCGCTTGCACGTACCACGGAAATGATTAAGATTCTCTTTCCAATGGCAAGATCATATCAATCAGTCGCAATACAAGCCGTTGTGGTGAAAGGTAGCCCCAATAGGTGGGGAGAAGAGCCCGCCCAATGTTCACAAAATGTTAGCAACAGGAAGCTACTCCACTCTTCCTGTCCAAATCGCTTCAATCGGGTGCCCTGATGGCCCtgatttaatttgattttattttatagtTAAGTATGTATTATAGATTCATAAGGTCATATAATGCCTGAAAAATTATGTTtatgtaggggaattgtgggaaaaaccgacactgtgggtaaaaccgacaccccacaacatttcctagaaatcaaatttttattcatttcataatgatacattattattagaacgtttatttagagcatttgaagaaaaattggatttacgttagtacgccgaatgtaataaaaataaacaaaacatacgacagcagcgttcatactcgtctggatgttaaatttcgttggtagattttaaggttttaaccgaacaaaagcttttcaaatcgccacatttttcagtacctattattatcggcctgtcctatgatcaactaggtgcattgaagacgagtttgaaaaattcaatatttttaatcgcttttataaaaaaatgtgcgctggtggggtaaaaccgacaccctatggtt encodes:
- the LOC131685154 gene encoding uncharacterized protein LOC131685154 — its product is MSHNPVKQNPRRSPPTRISSYSNIPRPTSKLETVKISSPKQSTPRVILGADGRPSKATPAKQEATVQKQRNVIIEEHSTDNVAVVPDVLPLHQIVQRLPPMIAFSIDQRKVFKELLNTDADVTITSGVQSELSQANTTTQATLFEISNASQEDQSRFLVGDNTAIDAGLETLPSQAVFSVVHDEEMLPDSSKGDGQRLRKLTASSSFMNICESDKKKQEGKRAGIPWCWVAGILLMFIITIFMLCLPLILLTYRVEFLERSAEQSFGRNLLLWIFTKWEQVKAFLTADI